The Nitrosospira lacus genome window below encodes:
- a CDS encoding SPOR domain-containing protein, whose translation MSWRSAKEWVVPEWSAAGFRIIFFMSRDYKTRPNSPASGIMGNPLLLGLFIGYALGLLSAIGMWMIINNAPSPFISQDKLADSAAVKSTADQAGQTQKSVASGIEDKSAKASDGKPRFEFYKILPGAEESVTEQQFKQAAQQPSSGDKYFLQAGSFQNSDDADNLKAKLAMLGVEASVQSADLSEKGIWHRVRVGPFTSMNDINQVRASLQQNGIQSSLMKVHEGVQ comes from the coding sequence ATGTCATGGCGCTCAGCAAAAGAATGGGTGGTTCCTGAGTGGTCAGCCGCCGGATTTAGGATAATATTTTTCATGAGCCGAGATTACAAAACCCGTCCGAATTCTCCAGCCTCCGGCATAATGGGAAATCCTCTATTGTTGGGTTTGTTTATCGGCTATGCGCTGGGTCTGCTCAGTGCCATAGGCATGTGGATGATCATTAACAATGCGCCGAGTCCATTCATCTCCCAGGACAAGCTCGCGGACAGCGCGGCAGTAAAAAGCACAGCAGATCAGGCTGGCCAAACTCAAAAGAGTGTCGCATCCGGTATTGAAGACAAATCAGCGAAAGCATCCGACGGCAAGCCGCGCTTCGAATTTTACAAAATACTGCCTGGCGCCGAGGAATCTGTAACAGAACAGCAATTCAAGCAGGCAGCACAGCAGCCGTCGTCCGGGGATAAGTACTTTCTTCAGGCAGGATCTTTCCAGAATAGCGATGATGCCGATAATCTGAAAGCGAAACTGGCGATGCTGGGCGTAGAAGCGTCTGTCCAGTCTGCCGATTTGTCGGAGAAAGGGATCTGGCACAGAGTGCGCGTAGGGCCTTTTACTTCAATGAACGACATTAATCAGGTTCGTGCTTCCTTGCAACAAAATGGTATTCAGAGCAGTCTCATGAAAGTGCATGAAGGTGTGCAGTAA
- the argS gene encoding arginine--tRNA ligase: MNPPAQPNFKSHLIELLRPVLSEIAPQDLDVDIEFARPKQADHGDYSCNLAMQLAKPLRRSPRDIAGLLIDALSTSPYLEKIEIAGAGFINLFLKTIVKQWFPRYVLEGGGKFGHGNMGAGIKIQVEFVSANPTGPLHVGHGRGAAFGASLANVLAAAGFSVAREYYVNDAGRQMDILALSTWLRYLELHGAALRFPGNAYQGEYVRDMARLIHKAHGGRYLHQPDLLFEGISSEADADTEAQLDRLIASAKKLLGQDYAYIHNFVLTEQLGDCRNDLMEFGVVFDTWFSEQSLFDSGAVAQAVQLLDQQNYLYQQDGAKWFRSMHFGDEKDRVVQRENGQFTYFASDIAYHLNKFERGFERVIDVWGADHHGYIPRVKSALQALALDPARLEIALVQFAVLYRNGQKASMSTRSGEFVTLRELRQEVGNDAARFFYVLRKSDQHLDFDLDLAKSQSNDNPVYYIQYAHARVCSVLEQWGEARETLVTADMTPLTSPVELSLLQKLIDYPEMVEAAARELSPHLIAFYLRELAGEFHSYYNATRFLVPEIPLRLARLGLIAAVRQVLMNGLELLGVSAPEKM, from the coding sequence ATGAACCCGCCAGCGCAGCCCAACTTCAAATCCCATTTAATTGAACTTCTACGCCCGGTCCTGAGTGAAATCGCACCGCAGGATTTGGATGTGGATATCGAGTTCGCACGTCCCAAGCAGGCTGATCATGGTGATTATTCCTGCAATCTCGCGATGCAACTGGCCAAGCCATTGCGTCGGAGCCCACGCGATATTGCCGGACTGCTCATTGATGCGCTATCCACTTCGCCTTATCTGGAAAAAATCGAGATCGCGGGTGCCGGGTTCATCAACCTGTTCCTCAAGACGATCGTCAAACAGTGGTTCCCGCGCTATGTACTGGAAGGTGGCGGAAAGTTTGGTCATGGCAACATGGGCGCGGGTATAAAAATTCAGGTGGAATTCGTTTCGGCCAACCCTACCGGGCCGCTGCATGTGGGTCATGGGCGCGGTGCCGCATTTGGCGCAAGCCTGGCGAACGTGCTGGCCGCCGCCGGTTTTTCCGTTGCCCGCGAATATTATGTTAACGATGCGGGACGGCAGATGGATATTCTGGCGCTTTCCACCTGGCTACGTTATCTGGAACTGCATGGAGCCGCGTTGCGCTTTCCCGGCAACGCCTATCAAGGCGAGTATGTACGCGATATGGCGCGGCTGATTCATAAAGCGCATGGAGGGCGCTATCTGCATCAGCCCGATTTGCTGTTCGAAGGCATCTCCTCCGAAGCGGATGCGGATACGGAGGCCCAGCTCGACCGGTTAATTGCCAGTGCCAAGAAATTGCTGGGACAGGATTATGCATATATTCATAATTTTGTTCTTACCGAACAATTGGGGGATTGCCGCAATGACTTGATGGAATTCGGAGTCGTTTTCGATACCTGGTTTTCTGAACAATCGTTGTTTGACAGCGGGGCGGTAGCACAGGCGGTGCAATTGCTCGACCAGCAGAATTATCTGTACCAGCAGGATGGCGCCAAGTGGTTCCGTTCAATGCATTTCGGCGACGAGAAAGACCGGGTTGTACAACGGGAGAATGGGCAATTCACCTATTTTGCTTCCGATATCGCCTATCATCTCAACAAATTCGAGCGCGGCTTCGAACGCGTGATCGATGTGTGGGGAGCCGATCATCATGGCTATATCCCGCGGGTGAAAAGTGCCCTGCAGGCACTGGCGCTTGACCCCGCAAGACTTGAAATCGCCCTCGTGCAATTCGCGGTGCTTTACCGCAATGGCCAGAAAGCCTCCATGTCTACCCGCTCGGGAGAATTCGTGACGTTGCGGGAATTACGCCAGGAAGTGGGGAACGATGCGGCAAGATTCTTTTACGTGTTGCGCAAAAGCGATCAGCATCTGGATTTTGACCTGGATCTGGCTAAATCACAAAGCAACGATAACCCGGTATATTACATCCAGTATGCCCATGCAAGAGTTTGCAGCGTGCTGGAACAATGGGGCGAAGCGCGTGAGACGCTTGTCACCGCCGATATGACCCCGCTTACGAGCCCGGTGGAATTATCTCTGCTGCAGAAACTGATTGATTATCCCGAAATGGTGGAGGCGGCGGCGCGGGAACTTTCCCCCCATCTGATCGCCTTCTATCTCAGGGAACTGGCAGGGGAGTTTCACAGTTATTATAATGCTACCCGATTTCTTGTGCCGGAAATCCCGTTGCGGCTCGCCCGGCTGGGACTGATTGCCGCGGTAAGGCAGGTGCTGATGAATGGGCTGGAGCTGCTGGGCGTGAGTGCTCCCGAGAAGATGTAA
- a CDS encoding TIGR03790 family protein gives MIRLLSQFTVALLAALLFSPLPVDAQVKVQLPRTGLTPEDLAVIINDDDPLSRQIGDYYQKARHIPAANMIHLRFQPGRNALSKDEFQQLKAEIDRATPAHVQAYAVAWADPYRVDCMSLTSALAFGFDEGYCSSGCGPTAPSPYFNSPSLSPASDHKLRPAMMLAGTHFEQVKALIDRGVAADYSFPEGRAYLVITSDKARSVRASYFERTAKELAGVFPISILETDAITGRHDILFYFTGLAHVPQLHTLDFMPGALADHLTSTGGQLTDSSQMSSLRWLEAGATASYGTVVEPCNHMQKFPFPGIAMFHYALGASAIEAYWKSVAWPGEGVFIGEPLARPFAPSLREIRAGQFELRIFSPRERLLRIERSHSAAGPFKPIAQHPSLRRGANRVRFNFAEKEGYLRVRW, from the coding sequence ATGATAAGACTTTTATCACAATTCACCGTCGCCCTGCTGGCTGCGCTGTTATTCAGTCCCTTGCCTGTCGATGCGCAGGTAAAAGTCCAGTTACCGCGCACGGGACTGACGCCGGAAGATCTTGCTGTCATCATTAACGACGACGATCCGTTATCACGGCAAATCGGAGATTACTATCAGAAGGCACGCCACATCCCGGCAGCCAACATGATCCATTTGCGTTTCCAGCCCGGTCGTAACGCGCTTTCGAAGGATGAGTTTCAGCAACTGAAAGCCGAGATTGACCGGGCAACGCCCGCACATGTTCAAGCCTACGCCGTGGCCTGGGCGGATCCCTACCGGGTGGACTGCATGTCTCTGACTTCCGCGCTGGCTTTCGGCTTCGACGAAGGCTACTGTTCATCCGGATGTGGCCCGACTGCACCGAGCCCATATTTCAATTCCCCCAGTCTTAGCCCCGCCAGCGATCATAAATTACGGCCGGCGATGATGCTGGCGGGCACCCATTTCGAACAGGTTAAGGCGCTGATCGACCGGGGTGTCGCAGCTGACTACAGCTTCCCGGAGGGACGTGCTTACCTGGTTATTACGTCCGATAAAGCGCGCAGTGTGCGAGCGAGTTATTTCGAGCGGACCGCAAAAGAACTGGCCGGGGTTTTCCCCATCTCGATTCTCGAGACCGACGCAATTACCGGCCGTCACGATATTCTGTTTTATTTCACGGGACTGGCGCATGTGCCGCAGCTCCATACGCTGGATTTCATGCCCGGTGCGTTGGCGGATCATTTGACATCGACCGGGGGCCAGCTTACCGATTCAAGTCAGATGAGCAGTTTGCGCTGGCTGGAAGCGGGCGCCACGGCGAGCTACGGTACCGTAGTGGAGCCCTGCAATCATATGCAGAAGTTTCCTTTTCCAGGTATCGCCATGTTTCACTATGCGCTTGGCGCAAGTGCCATTGAAGCCTACTGGAAGAGCGTAGCGTGGCCGGGAGAAGGCGTATTTATAGGCGAACCGCTGGCCCGGCCATTTGCACCCAGCCTGCGGGAGATTCGCGCCGGACAATTCGAATTGCGCATTTTCTCGCCGCGTGAACGGCTGCTGAGAATTGAACGATCTCATTCAGCCGCCGGCCCGTTCAAGCCCATTGCGCAGCATCCTTCATTGCGCCGCGGCGCGAATCGGGTACGCTTCAATTTTGCTGAAAAAGAAGGTTACCTCAGGGTACGATGGTGA
- a CDS encoding rhomboid family intramembrane serine protease has protein sequence MLSLHDLLYQRTPRVPVTKLLVGINLLVFVAMLAGGAGLWHSSNSVQLAWGANFGPATQDGEWWRLGSAMFLHFGAVHLTLNLWALWDGGQLVERMYGHVRFAGIYFISGLTGNLLSLVAHRGLAVSGGASGAIFGLYGALLIFLWRERHNLHPQEFRWFFWGASGFTAATLILGFLITGIDNAAHIGGFLTGMLAGIILARPVSGAKQASGRSRLLAGSAFALAVVLLISQIPVRTYRWSEEVLARKEIGEFLRDDMAISQAWQGILDEGNRGGISFDELAGRIDTAVGDRYEESFEQLSHLPPNPALPSAATVEMLRHYAELRRDASRALAEGLRAHKPEQIRDALEMAKQARQLSQPD, from the coding sequence ATGCTGTCTCTCCATGATCTTCTTTACCAGCGAACGCCCCGGGTGCCCGTAACGAAACTGCTGGTAGGCATCAATCTGCTGGTTTTCGTGGCGATGCTCGCCGGAGGCGCCGGCCTGTGGCATTCATCCAATAGCGTGCAACTGGCCTGGGGAGCGAATTTTGGCCCGGCTACCCAGGATGGGGAATGGTGGCGGCTCGGTAGCGCCATGTTCCTCCATTTCGGCGCCGTGCATCTGACGCTGAATCTCTGGGCACTCTGGGATGGAGGACAACTGGTTGAGCGCATGTATGGGCACGTTCGTTTTGCCGGCATTTATTTTATTAGTGGACTGACCGGTAATCTGCTATCGCTGGTCGCGCATCGAGGACTGGCCGTGTCCGGCGGTGCGTCAGGCGCCATTTTTGGCCTGTATGGCGCACTGCTGATATTTCTCTGGCGCGAACGGCACAATCTTCATCCCCAGGAATTCCGCTGGTTTTTCTGGGGAGCTTCCGGTTTTACGGCAGCCACCCTTATTCTCGGTTTTCTAATTACCGGTATCGACAATGCCGCACATATAGGCGGTTTCTTGACCGGAATGCTGGCTGGAATAATACTTGCCCGGCCAGTAAGCGGAGCCAAACAGGCATCGGGCCGCAGCCGCCTGCTCGCGGGAAGCGCTTTTGCATTGGCTGTTGTCCTCCTGATCAGCCAGATTCCGGTGCGGACCTACCGATGGAGCGAAGAGGTGTTGGCACGCAAAGAGATTGGGGAATTTTTGCGTGACGATATGGCGATCAGCCAAGCGTGGCAGGGCATACTTGATGAGGGCAACCGTGGCGGCATCTCATTCGATGAGCTTGCCGGACGCATCGATACAGCAGTTGGAGATCGTTACGAAGAGAGCTTTGAGCAACTTTCCCACCTCCCCCCCAATCCTGCCCTGCCTTCCGCCGCGACAGTGGAAATGCTGCGCCATTATGCCGAGCTCCGCAGGGATGCCTCGCGCGCCTTGGCGGAAGGCTTGCGCGCCCACAAGCCGGAACAGATTCGCGATGCCCTCGAAATGGCAAAACAGGCGCGGCAACTATCTCAGCCAGACTGA
- a CDS encoding ribonucleoside-diphosphate reductase subunit alpha: MQLVTDNTTHPAVPGYDFSSALPMPDSRYSQYKIIRRNGSVVAFEPNKISIAMTKAFIAVNGGQGVASARVREVVARLTDDVVNALIRRQPTGGTFHIEDIQDQVELALMRSGEHDVARSYVLYREDRARKRAKQKEMAVVEVPANILNVVENGRKFPLDTAQLLSLIESSCANLGEGVNATLILKATLKDLYDGVPVEEVRKSVVLSARALIEKEPAYSYVTARLLLHTIRFEVLGEEVIQQDMVDRYADYFPDFIKRGIEAELLDERLAQFDLPRLARTLDAGRDLKFGYLGLQTLYDRYFLHVQDRRIELPQAFFMRVAMGLALNEVDREARAIEFYHVLSNFDFMSSTPTLFNSGTRRPQLSSCYLTTVADNLDGIYEAIKENALLAKYAGGLGNDWTPVRAMGSRIKGTNGKSQGVVPFLKVVSDTAVAVNQGGKRKGAVCSYLESWHLDIEEFLELRKNTGDDRRRTHDMNTATWVPDLFMKRVMEGGEWTLFSPSDVPDLHEKFGKQFEQAYLAYEEKVARGELSLHKKIPAQQLWRKMLSMLFETGHPWITFKDPCNIRSPQNHAGVVHSSNLCTEITLNTNDHEIAVCNLGSVNLAAHINDGELDAGKLKRTVSTAMRMLDNVIDINFYAVPKARNSNLRHRPVGLGIMGFQDCLHRLRVPYASQEAVEFADHAMEAVAYHAYWASTELAEERGRYASYRGSLWDRGILPQDTLDLLREERGGYVDVDMSATLEWDALRERIKKHGMRNSNCLAIAPTATISNIIGVSASIEPTFQNLYVKSNLSGEFTMAGEQLVNDLKKLGLWDEVMISDLKYFDGALSKIDRVPADIRRLYATAFEIDPQWLIEAASRRQKWIDQAQSLNIYIAGVSGKKLDETYKLAWLRGLKTTYYLRSLGATSAEKSTVEAGTLNAVPAEGNMTAMSCAIDNPECESCQ; the protein is encoded by the coding sequence ATGCAGCTTGTAACAGACAATACAACCCACCCGGCAGTACCCGGGTACGATTTTTCTTCAGCCCTCCCCATGCCGGATTCTCGCTATTCCCAATACAAGATCATTCGCCGCAATGGCTCCGTTGTCGCATTCGAGCCGAATAAGATTTCCATCGCCATGACCAAGGCATTCATCGCCGTCAACGGCGGTCAAGGCGTGGCTTCCGCCAGGGTTCGCGAAGTGGTGGCACGACTGACAGATGATGTGGTCAATGCGTTGATTCGCCGCCAGCCCACAGGCGGTACTTTTCATATCGAGGATATCCAGGATCAGGTAGAGCTGGCATTAATGCGCTCCGGTGAGCACGATGTGGCGCGCTCTTATGTGCTTTACCGCGAAGACCGTGCGCGCAAGCGGGCAAAACAGAAGGAAATGGCGGTGGTGGAAGTGCCGGCCAATATTCTGAATGTAGTGGAAAATGGGCGTAAATTCCCGCTTGACACAGCGCAACTGCTGTCGCTGATCGAATCTTCCTGCGCGAATTTGGGTGAGGGGGTAAACGCCACGCTGATACTTAAAGCCACGTTGAAAGACCTGTACGACGGGGTGCCAGTGGAAGAGGTAAGAAAATCGGTTGTCCTGTCGGCACGCGCATTAATCGAGAAAGAGCCCGCCTACAGCTACGTCACCGCGCGCCTGTTGTTGCATACCATTCGTTTCGAGGTACTGGGCGAAGAAGTCATACAGCAGGACATGGTGGATCGCTACGCGGACTATTTCCCCGATTTCATTAAACGCGGTATCGAGGCTGAATTGCTGGATGAGCGCCTGGCGCAGTTTGATCTGCCGCGTTTGGCCAGGACACTGGATGCCGGCCGCGACCTCAAATTCGGTTATCTCGGTTTGCAGACTTTGTATGACCGCTATTTCCTGCATGTGCAGGACCGGCGCATCGAGTTGCCGCAGGCTTTCTTCATGCGTGTAGCGATGGGGCTTGCGCTGAACGAAGTTGACCGCGAGGCACGCGCCATAGAGTTCTACCACGTGCTGTCAAATTTCGATTTCATGAGTTCTACCCCAACCCTGTTTAATTCAGGCACCCGCCGCCCGCAATTATCCTCGTGTTATCTCACCACGGTGGCAGATAATCTCGATGGCATTTACGAGGCAATCAAGGAAAACGCGTTGCTTGCCAAGTATGCCGGCGGACTCGGAAATGACTGGACGCCAGTGCGGGCGATGGGTTCGCGTATCAAGGGTACCAATGGCAAATCACAGGGGGTGGTACCGTTTCTTAAAGTGGTATCCGATACCGCGGTAGCGGTGAACCAAGGCGGTAAGCGCAAGGGTGCGGTTTGCTCTTATCTGGAATCATGGCATCTGGATATCGAGGAATTTCTGGAGTTGCGCAAGAACACGGGGGATGACCGCCGCCGCACCCATGATATGAATACCGCTACCTGGGTTCCGGACCTGTTCATGAAGCGGGTAATGGAAGGGGGCGAATGGACACTTTTTTCACCCTCCGACGTGCCTGATCTGCATGAAAAATTTGGCAAACAGTTTGAGCAGGCCTACCTTGCCTACGAGGAAAAGGTCGCGCGTGGGGAGTTGAGTCTGCACAAGAAAATTCCCGCGCAGCAATTATGGCGCAAAATGCTCAGCATGCTGTTTGAAACAGGACACCCATGGATCACCTTCAAAGACCCATGCAATATCCGCTCGCCGCAAAACCACGCCGGTGTGGTACACAGCTCCAATCTCTGTACGGAGATAACACTGAATACCAATGATCATGAAATCGCGGTATGCAATCTCGGTTCGGTCAATCTGGCGGCCCATATCAATGACGGTGAGCTTGACGCCGGCAAGCTCAAGCGTACTGTCAGCACCGCCATGCGCATGCTCGACAACGTAATCGATATAAATTTCTATGCCGTCCCCAAGGCACGCAATTCAAACCTCAGGCACCGTCCGGTGGGGCTGGGCATTATGGGCTTCCAGGATTGCCTGCACAGGCTGCGCGTTCCTTACGCCTCGCAAGAGGCAGTGGAATTCGCCGATCATGCAATGGAAGCGGTCGCCTACCATGCCTATTGGGCTTCCACTGAATTGGCCGAGGAGCGGGGCCGTTATGCTTCTTATCGCGGAAGCCTGTGGGATCGCGGCATACTGCCGCAGGATACTCTCGATCTATTGCGTGAGGAACGGGGAGGTTATGTCGATGTGGACATGTCGGCCACCCTGGAATGGGATGCGTTGCGTGAACGCATAAAAAAGCATGGCATGCGCAATTCCAATTGCCTTGCGATTGCACCCACCGCCACCATTTCCAATATCATTGGCGTATCCGCCAGTATCGAGCCGACCTTTCAGAATCTTTACGTCAAGTCCAACTTGTCGGGAGAATTCACCATGGCTGGCGAACAGCTGGTAAACGACTTGAAAAAACTTGGACTCTGGGACGAAGTCATGATTTCCGATCTCAAGTATTTTGATGGCGCCTTAAGCAAGATCGACCGGGTACCAGCTGATATTCGCAGACTTTACGCCACCGCCTTCGAGATCGATCCCCAGTGGTTGATCGAAGCGGCGTCACGGCGGCAGAAATGGATTGACCAGGCGCAATCACTCAACATTTATATAGCGGGCGTTTCGGGCAAAAAGCTGGATGAAACCTATAAACTGGCGTGGCTGCGCGGTCTGAAAACAACCTATTACTTGCGCTCTCTGGGAGCGACATCGGCGGAAAAATCCACGGTTGAAGCCGGCACCTTGAACGCAGTCCCCGCAGAGGGAAACATGACCGCGATGAGTTGCGCCATTGATAATCCCGAGTGCGAGTCATGTCAATAA
- a CDS encoding ribonucleotide-diphosphate reductase subunit beta, translating to MLTFEDETVQSGIPGASGLNLHASNCLTDIRSPEMANGKKDEHYAAVNVNRRLSVEDKRIINCKADVNQLVPFKYKWAWEKYLAACANHWMPQEINMSRDIALWKDPEGLTEDERRLVKRNLGFFVTADSLAANNIVLGTYRHITNPECRQYLLRQAFEEAIHTHAYQYIVESLGLNEGEIFNAYHEVTSIREKDEFLIPFIDTLTDPAFKTGTPETDQKLLRSLIVFACIMEGLFFYVGFTQILALGRQNKMTGAAEQYQYILRDESMHCNFGIDVINQIKMENPHLWTKEFRGEISSLMQKAVELEYRYAEDTMPRGVLGMNAPMFKEYLRYIANRRCQQIGLDILYPGANNPFPWMSEMIDLKKEKNFFETRVTEYQTGGALSWD from the coding sequence ATGCTGACATTTGAGGACGAGACAGTGCAGTCAGGAATACCGGGCGCATCCGGGCTGAACCTGCACGCTTCCAATTGCTTGACGGATATCAGGAGTCCTGAGATGGCAAACGGCAAGAAGGATGAGCATTATGCCGCCGTCAATGTTAATCGACGCTTGTCAGTGGAGGACAAGCGGATTATCAATTGCAAGGCGGATGTCAACCAGCTGGTGCCGTTCAAATACAAGTGGGCATGGGAGAAGTATCTTGCCGCCTGCGCTAACCACTGGATGCCGCAGGAAATCAATATGAGCCGCGACATCGCCCTCTGGAAAGATCCCGAGGGACTGACTGAGGACGAACGCCGCCTGGTTAAACGTAACTTGGGTTTCTTTGTTACCGCTGATTCGCTGGCCGCCAACAATATCGTACTCGGCACCTACCGCCACATCACCAATCCGGAATGCCGTCAATACCTCTTGCGCCAGGCATTCGAAGAGGCGATTCATACACATGCCTATCAGTATATCGTCGAATCGCTGGGGCTGAACGAAGGGGAGATTTTCAACGCCTATCATGAAGTGACGTCAATCCGCGAAAAGGACGAATTCCTGATTCCGTTCATTGACACGCTCACCGATCCCGCATTCAAGACCGGTACGCCCGAGACGGATCAGAAACTGCTAAGGAGCTTGATCGTATTCGCTTGCATCATGGAAGGATTGTTCTTCTATGTGGGTTTTACGCAAATCCTGGCGCTGGGGAGGCAAAATAAAATGACCGGTGCGGCGGAACAATATCAATACATCCTGCGGGATGAGTCCATGCACTGCAACTTCGGTATAGATGTCATTAACCAGATCAAAATGGAGAACCCGCATCTATGGACCAAGGAATTCCGTGGTGAAATCAGCTCACTGATGCAAAAAGCCGTGGAGCTCGAATACCGTTATGCGGAAGACACCATGCCGCGCGGAGTTCTGGGAATGAACGCGCCGATGTTCAAGGAATACTTGCGCTACATCGCAAACCGCCGCTGCCAGCAGATCGGTCTGGACATACTCTATCCGGGAGCGAACAATCCTTTCCCGTGGATGTCGGAAATGATTGATCTGAAGAAGGAGAAAAACTTTTTTGAAACTCGCGTTACCGAGTACCAGACCGGCGGTGCGCTAAGCTGGGATTAG
- the fumC gene encoding class II fumarate hydratase produces MSHREEQDTMGTVQVPATALWGAQTQRSLQNFRISGETMPSALIHALALVKRVAASVNRDLGLLDAHKADAIIHAADEVIEGRHETEFPLVVWQTGSGTQTNMNMNEVLANRASELLGSGRGVERKIHPNDDVNMGQSSNDVFPSAMHVAAARSIHHQLKPAIGALRQTFAAKVEEFSGIVKIGRTHLQDATPLTLGQEFSGYVSQLDHGLAHVDASLPHLYELALGGTAVGTGLNTHPEFAARTAAELARLTELPFITAFNKFEALAANDALVHAHGALKTLAASLMKIANDIRWLASGPRCGIGELKIPENEPGSSIMPGKVNPTQSEAVTMLCCQVMGNDVAINMGGAMGNFELNVMKPLIIHNFLQSVRLLSDGMMSFNDHCASGITANIEHIDKLMRNSLMLVTALAPHIGYNKAAEIAKKAHREGTTLKVAAIASGHVTANQYDTWIRPEDMTGSK; encoded by the coding sequence ATGAGCCACCGCGAAGAACAAGACACCATGGGCACGGTGCAGGTGCCAGCCACCGCGCTCTGGGGTGCGCAGACACAACGTTCCTTGCAGAACTTCAGAATTTCCGGTGAAACTATGCCAAGTGCATTGATTCACGCGCTTGCGCTGGTGAAACGCGTCGCGGCGAGCGTGAATCGCGATCTGGGTCTGCTCGATGCGCATAAAGCCGATGCCATCATTCATGCCGCCGATGAGGTGATCGAGGGGCGTCACGAAACGGAATTCCCTCTCGTGGTGTGGCAGACAGGTTCGGGAACGCAAACTAATATGAACATGAATGAGGTTCTGGCGAACCGTGCCTCCGAATTGCTTGGCAGCGGACGGGGCGTTGAACGCAAAATTCATCCAAATGATGATGTGAACATGGGACAGTCATCCAACGATGTTTTTCCGTCAGCCATGCATGTGGCGGCAGCTCGTTCTATCCATCATCAATTGAAACCCGCCATTGGCGCGCTACGGCAGACCTTTGCCGCCAAAGTCGAGGAATTTTCCGGTATCGTCAAAATTGGCCGTACACATTTGCAGGATGCGACACCCCTGACGTTGGGGCAGGAATTCTCGGGATATGTTTCGCAGCTGGATCACGGGTTAGCACATGTGGATGCGTCGCTTCCGCATTTATATGAGCTGGCCCTGGGTGGCACTGCCGTGGGTACAGGCTTGAATACTCATCCTGAATTCGCTGCCCGGACGGCAGCAGAATTGGCAAGATTGACGGAACTGCCATTTATCACCGCATTCAATAAGTTTGAGGCGCTTGCCGCCAATGATGCACTGGTTCATGCACACGGCGCACTGAAAACGCTGGCTGCATCCTTGATGAAAATCGCCAACGACATCCGCTGGCTCGCGTCGGGACCTCGCTGCGGCATCGGTGAACTGAAAATCCCTGAAAACGAACCCGGCAGTTCCATTATGCCAGGCAAGGTCAACCCCACTCAATCCGAGGCGGTAACCATGCTTTGTTGCCAGGTGATGGGCAACGATGTGGCGATCAACATGGGGGGAGCAATGGGTAATTTTGAGCTTAATGTCATGAAGCCGCTCATCATTCACAATTTTCTGCAAAGTGTGCGCCTGCTCTCGGATGGAATGATGAGTTTCAATGACCATTGCGCAAGCGGAATAACCGCCAATATCGAACATATCGACAAACTGATGCGTAATTCCTTGATGCTGGTGACCGCGCTTGCCCCTCACATCGGCTACAACAAGGCCGCGGAGATTGCCAAGAAGGCGCACCGCGAGGGTACCACGTTAAAAGTAGCCGCAATTGCGTCGGGCCATGTTACAGCGAATCAATACGACACCTGGATCAGGCCGGAAGATATGACCGGAAGCAAGTAA